A DNA window from Abyssibacter profundi contains the following coding sequences:
- a CDS encoding HDOD domain-containing protein yields the protein MIETITQESVIRLATQQSLPAPPQVVMRLLKVIQSEDFSLADIVDVVESDVSAAATVMAAANTAATRGVNEVTSVRDAVTRLGAQATRDRVMHQAMQAAFQPRHPALAGLLSKEWALAAQVATLLRQVSCAEIGLEDADTAFTIGLFHNVGMVPLLSAAPALVNIGSASDYYVAARHHASALGGVLAKRWHLGTAVYETALNCLRPATAGWGAWGLVRIARQVCAQRIGHGAAVDEQTLSAATLAAQEALQMTDIVAWMQEHGAEALSAA from the coding sequence GTGATCGAAACCATCACCCAGGAATCCGTGATTCGGCTTGCCACGCAGCAGTCGTTGCCGGCGCCCCCGCAGGTGGTGATGCGCCTGCTCAAGGTGATTCAGTCGGAGGATTTCTCCCTGGCTGACATTGTCGATGTCGTCGAGTCCGACGTATCGGCAGCCGCTACGGTGATGGCGGCTGCCAACACCGCAGCGACGCGCGGCGTCAACGAGGTGACTTCGGTACGGGATGCGGTGACCCGGCTGGGCGCGCAGGCGACACGGGATCGCGTCATGCACCAGGCGATGCAGGCGGCTTTTCAGCCTCGACACCCGGCGCTGGCAGGCCTGCTCAGCAAGGAGTGGGCGTTGGCCGCCCAGGTGGCCACGCTGCTACGGCAAGTCAGTTGCGCAGAAATTGGTCTGGAGGATGCCGACACGGCATTCACGATCGGCCTGTTTCACAACGTGGGGATGGTGCCGTTGCTCAGTGCGGCGCCAGCGCTGGTGAATATCGGGTCGGCCTCCGACTACTACGTGGCGGCGCGGCATCACGCCAGCGCGTTAGGCGGCGTGCTGGCCAAGCGCTGGCATCTCGGCACGGCCGTCTACGAAACGGCGCTGAATTGCCTGCGGCCCGCAACGGCGGGGTGGGGAGCATGGGGGCTGGTGCGGATTGCGCGTCAGGTCTGCGCCCAGCGAATCGGGCACGGAGCGGCGGTGGATGAGCAAACGCTGAGCGCAGCCACGCTGGCGGCCCAGGAAGCTCTGCAGATGACGGACATCGTGGCCTGGATGCAGGAACATGGGGCAGAGGCTCTGAGCGCAGCCTGA
- a CDS encoding acyl-CoA carboxylase subunit beta, giving the protein MTPPDSHGLDALETRQADALAMGGPDRIARQHAKGRLTARERIATLLEPDSFDELGLLARSDLPEARDRTPADGKICGYGQIGDRTVAVSADDVTVLAGAGGRIGVGKQMALMAYAQRKGYPMIHLGDAGGARVPDIMGSDGMMSMVYRIDQPPRDRSIPLLTLIMGECYGGPTWTASVSDIVIQVKGTAMCVGGPSILEIATGEQATAEALGGPALHAHTTGLVDLFADSDEHALQLARHCLSYFPSSARDLPPVAPTSQPVDTPLPELLDIVPTDPRQPYDMHRLLEQVVDTGSLLELKPSYDGSLITALARIDGHVVGLLANNPKVTAGAMGPGACEKATSFICLCDSFHIPLVFLHDTPGFFVGRRAEERQMPLKIMNFIEALHHSRVPRVSLVVRKSYGMAHCNMSGGNMGNDLMLAWPGADISFMAPAVAVNVAHGRRLAALPDEEGQALRAQMIEDMSRANAPWPAAERNLIDRVIDPRDTRRELARALARARGSDGEAGRSQRRLANWPRMA; this is encoded by the coding sequence ATGACCCCTCCCGATTCGCATGGCCTGGACGCACTCGAAACACGGCAGGCCGATGCGCTGGCCATGGGTGGCCCCGACCGGATCGCGCGCCAGCATGCAAAGGGCCGCCTGACGGCCCGCGAGCGCATCGCCACCCTGCTGGAACCCGACAGTTTCGACGAACTGGGCCTGCTGGCCCGCAGCGACCTGCCCGAGGCCCGGGACCGCACCCCTGCCGACGGTAAGATCTGCGGCTACGGCCAGATCGGCGACCGTACCGTGGCGGTGAGCGCCGATGACGTGACGGTCCTGGCCGGCGCGGGCGGTCGCATCGGGGTGGGCAAGCAGATGGCGCTCATGGCCTACGCGCAGCGCAAGGGCTATCCGATGATTCACCTGGGTGACGCCGGCGGCGCCCGTGTCCCCGACATCATGGGCTCGGACGGCATGATGAGCATGGTTTATCGCATCGACCAGCCGCCGCGCGACCGGAGCATCCCCTTGCTGACACTCATCATGGGTGAGTGCTACGGCGGCCCGACCTGGACAGCGTCTGTGTCCGACATCGTCATTCAGGTCAAAGGCACGGCCATGTGCGTCGGCGGCCCATCTATCCTCGAGATCGCGACCGGCGAACAGGCCACGGCCGAGGCCCTGGGCGGCCCGGCGCTGCACGCGCACACCACCGGGCTGGTCGATTTATTCGCCGACAGCGATGAACACGCGCTGCAACTGGCCCGACACTGTCTGAGTTATTTCCCCTCCAGCGCCCGCGACCTGCCCCCCGTGGCCCCGACCTCCCAGCCGGTGGACACGCCGCTACCCGAGCTGCTGGACATCGTGCCCACCGACCCGCGCCAGCCCTACGATATGCATCGGCTGCTGGAGCAGGTGGTCGACACGGGTTCTCTGCTGGAACTCAAACCCAGCTACGACGGCAGTCTGATCACCGCGTTGGCGCGCATCGACGGCCATGTCGTCGGATTGCTGGCCAACAATCCCAAGGTGACCGCCGGCGCCATGGGCCCAGGAGCCTGTGAGAAAGCCACCAGCTTCATCTGTCTCTGCGATTCGTTCCACATCCCGCTGGTGTTCCTACATGACACACCGGGCTTCTTCGTTGGGCGCCGTGCCGAAGAACGGCAGATGCCGCTCAAGATCATGAACTTCATCGAGGCCCTGCATCACAGCCGCGTGCCCCGGGTCAGCCTGGTGGTGCGCAAGTCCTACGGCATGGCCCACTGCAATATGTCCGGCGGCAACATGGGCAATGACCTCATGCTGGCCTGGCCCGGTGCCGACATCTCATTCATGGCCCCGGCGGTTGCCGTCAACGTGGCCCACGGACGACGCCTCGCAGCCCTCCCCGACGAGGAAGGACAGGCACTGCGTGCACAGATGATCGAGGACATGAGCCGGGCCAATGCCCCTTGGCCCGCAGCCGAGCGCAACCTGATCGACCGCGTGATCGACCCGCGGGACACGCGCCGCGAGCTGGCCCGGGCCTTGGCCCGGGCGCGGGGCAGTGACGGTGAGGCCGGTCGCAGCCAGCGGCGCTTGGCCAACTGGCCGCGAATGGCCTGA
- a CDS encoding carbohydrate ABC transporter permease has translation MKSGAWMAAAALIATGLLIWLPLLATLGLGFFRYDALNPPQWVGWAHLARLLDDPLFLTAAKNSAWLVLFAVPLRLALAVVLGLALAGRSRLSSAALVPVFTPVVVPELVWAMAWLWILNPFFGPAAWLLNSLEYGGAQWLLTVGGARTALVIVLAFLIGELVLVLMATRRHVPAQRYELCAVEGGGRWFAFSRVTWPALWPVVLLLAARDIVLVLQLAFVPALVVTKTGPQFATLLLPHYIYQNAFEYLRFGYAAAMSGVLVLTVLGLLAAQFWLLRRWLRAAA, from the coding sequence GTGAAATCCGGAGCCTGGATGGCCGCCGCCGCGCTGATCGCAACCGGGCTGTTGATCTGGTTGCCCCTGCTGGCGACGCTGGGTCTCGGGTTTTTTCGCTATGACGCGCTGAACCCGCCTCAGTGGGTCGGCTGGGCGCATCTGGCCCGCTTGCTCGACGACCCCCTGTTTCTGACCGCGGCGAAGAACTCGGCCTGGCTGGTGCTGTTCGCCGTTCCGCTTCGGCTGGCGCTGGCGGTGGTCTTGGGCCTGGCGCTGGCCGGTCGCAGCCGGCTATCGAGCGCGGCGCTGGTGCCGGTGTTCACGCCTGTTGTGGTCCCGGAACTGGTCTGGGCGATGGCTTGGTTATGGATACTCAACCCGTTCTTCGGGCCGGCCGCCTGGCTGCTCAATAGCCTGGAATATGGCGGCGCGCAGTGGTTGCTCACGGTAGGTGGTGCCAGGACTGCGTTGGTGATTGTGCTGGCGTTTCTGATCGGCGAGCTGGTGCTGGTTCTCATGGCCACCCGCCGCCATGTGCCTGCGCAGCGCTACGAGTTATGTGCGGTAGAGGGGGGCGGCCGTTGGTTCGCTTTTTCCCGGGTGACCTGGCCTGCGTTGTGGCCGGTGGTGCTGCTGCTGGCCGCCCGCGACATCGTGCTGGTGCTGCAGCTGGCTTTTGTGCCGGCCTTGGTGGTGACCAAGACCGGGCCGCAATTCGCGACGCTGCTGTTGCCGCATTACATTTACCAGAACGCCTTTGAGTATCTGCGGTTCGGCTATGCCGCGGCCATGAGTGGTGTCCTGGTACTCACGGTGCTGGGCTTGCTGGCGGCCCAGTTCTGGCTGCTGAGGCGCTGGTTGCGGGCCGCGGCCTGA
- a CDS encoding GGDEF domain-containing phosphodiesterase, whose protein sequence is MRTPDSAQPPGIVALPTTVEALRDNMPPERLRQAVNLALDNIRDGVVMVDTSGKVLLWNTVAERLLGRGPVITSPEHWAELYGVYHLDGVTLYAPDELPLARAMAGEEVVNYELLLRPGNGSESRLLRGRATPLYDGEQQVGAITAFHDATEYDELLRRVRYRSLHDHKTGAQNGASICETIDAMLGELEGQDGSGFGVLLLNLDRFGLTNSVMGRAGADGVLRRVARLLMQRDQTIAVGRLCADEFVLITAAADLGQVQREANQIIFALRSLELTPAHVGYQLTASVGASWLGAGAVSSADELLAHLTHAVEDAKADGRNRSVPIELGAASPPHLHGGRVNDIIRALDEDRICLFAEPIVREGGGIAALEILTRLRDDQGDLSLPRHFLQTAERFGLIAQIDIRNLSSLLRWMRQRVDNRQTLPRMHINLSSQTLIASEHFRDWMSLLIEHVRLAQQITVEVTETFAMRNPAESAMLLQQIRELGCRVALDDFGAGYSSLSQLKLLPLDYLKIDGSLVRNVLDDPQDRAILDTVIRLGKALDLPLIAEHAATTAHVDALFAMGVDFVQGYGADRGAPLD, encoded by the coding sequence ATGCGGACACCAGATTCGGCCCAGCCACCCGGCATCGTCGCCCTGCCTACAACGGTGGAAGCGCTTCGAGACAACATGCCGCCCGAGCGTCTGCGCCAGGCGGTCAATCTGGCGCTGGACAACATCCGCGATGGCGTCGTCATGGTCGACACCAGCGGCAAGGTCCTGCTGTGGAACACGGTGGCTGAGCGGCTGCTTGGCCGCGGCCCGGTCATCACATCCCCGGAACACTGGGCGGAGCTCTACGGCGTTTATCACCTCGACGGCGTCACGCTTTACGCCCCCGATGAACTGCCACTGGCTCGGGCCATGGCGGGCGAAGAAGTCGTCAACTACGAGCTGCTGCTGCGACCGGGCAACGGCAGTGAGTCCCGCCTACTCCGTGGCCGCGCCACGCCGCTGTACGACGGCGAGCAGCAGGTGGGGGCAATCACCGCATTTCACGATGCCACCGAATACGATGAACTGCTGCGACGGGTGCGCTATCGCTCCCTGCATGACCATAAGACCGGCGCGCAGAACGGTGCCAGCATCTGTGAAACCATCGATGCGATGCTTGGCGAACTGGAGGGGCAGGACGGCAGCGGCTTTGGCGTGCTGTTGCTCAACCTCGACCGCTTTGGCCTGACCAACAGCGTCATGGGCCGGGCCGGGGCCGATGGCGTGCTGCGCCGGGTCGCCAGGCTCCTAATGCAACGCGACCAAACGATTGCGGTAGGCCGACTCTGCGCCGACGAATTCGTACTCATCACGGCAGCGGCGGACCTCGGTCAGGTCCAGCGCGAAGCCAATCAAATCATTTTTGCCCTGCGCTCGCTCGAGCTGACACCTGCCCACGTGGGGTATCAGCTCACGGCCAGCGTAGGCGCCAGCTGGTTGGGAGCCGGCGCCGTCAGCAGCGCTGACGAACTGCTGGCACATCTCACCCATGCGGTGGAGGACGCCAAGGCCGACGGTCGCAACCGGTCGGTCCCCATCGAGCTCGGTGCGGCCAGCCCGCCCCATCTGCACGGTGGCCGCGTCAACGACATCATCCGCGCGCTGGACGAGGACCGAATCTGCCTGTTTGCCGAGCCGATTGTCCGCGAAGGCGGCGGCATCGCCGCACTGGAAATCCTGACCCGCCTGCGTGACGACCAGGGCGATCTCAGCCTGCCAAGACATTTCCTGCAAACAGCGGAACGCTTTGGTCTTATCGCACAGATTGACATCCGCAACCTGTCCAGCCTGCTGCGCTGGATGCGCCAGCGCGTCGACAATCGACAGACGCTGCCTCGCATGCACATCAACCTGTCGTCGCAGACCCTGATCGCATCTGAGCACTTTCGCGATTGGATGAGCCTGCTCATCGAACACGTTCGCCTAGCCCAGCAGATCACCGTCGAAGTCACCGAAACATTCGCCATGCGAAACCCCGCCGAAAGCGCGATGCTGCTGCAACAGATCCGCGAACTCGGCTGCCGCGTCGCCCTGGATGATTTCGGCGCCGGCTACAGCTCGCTGTCACAACTCAAATTATTGCCACTCGATTATCTGAAGATCGATGGCTCCCTGGTGCGAAATGTGCTGGACGATCCGCAGGATCGCGCCATCCTCGACACCGTCATCCGGCTGGGCAAAGCACTCGACCTGCCGCTCATTGCCGAACATGCAGCCACCACGGCCCATGTCGACGCCTTGTTCGCGATGGGGGTGGACTTCGTCCAGGGATACGGCGCAGATCGCGGCGCGCCGCTCGATTAA
- a CDS encoding ABC transporter ATP-binding protein — protein sequence MSAAAGLSLRGLHVELGGRPVLRNIDLEAEAGEFVVLAGPSGSGKSTLLRAIAGLVPTAGGQIEAGGAVLDGLSPGKREVALVFQDHALLPHLSVADNLAFGLRARGISRRDGRQQAAEVAGRLGLEALLDRPAAQLSGGERQRVALGRAMLRNARLVLMDEPLSSLDAPLRARMRQEILELHRRQGWTTVYVTHDQAEALSMADRLGVLVDGQLQQFDAPRALYSRPALVSVAAFLGNPAMQLLPAESADDQTRLLGAVCPSAPRQEGLLAGVRAEQLHVSGSRWAPARADDWRVPAQVLRLEHLGDVQWLHLQAGAQTVVVRVEPEAAFELGATVELGLSPEAIRWFDAKTGQAL from the coding sequence ATGAGTGCGGCAGCCGGATTGAGTCTTCGGGGGCTGCATGTCGAACTCGGCGGGCGCCCGGTCCTGCGCAATATTGATCTCGAGGCAGAGGCTGGCGAGTTCGTCGTACTGGCGGGCCCGTCGGGCAGCGGTAAATCGACGCTGCTCCGTGCGATCGCCGGTCTGGTGCCTACGGCGGGTGGCCAGATCGAGGCCGGTGGGGCGGTGCTGGACGGCCTCTCGCCGGGCAAGCGCGAAGTGGCGCTGGTGTTCCAAGACCACGCGCTGCTCCCGCATCTGAGTGTTGCCGACAACCTGGCCTTCGGGCTCCGGGCGCGGGGCATCTCGCGCCGTGACGGCCGCCAACAGGCGGCAGAAGTGGCCGGGCGGCTGGGGCTGGAGGCGTTGCTGGACCGTCCGGCCGCGCAACTGTCAGGCGGCGAGCGCCAGCGTGTGGCGCTGGGCCGGGCCATGTTGCGGAACGCCCGGCTGGTGTTAATGGACGAGCCGCTGTCTAGCCTTGATGCACCGCTGCGTGCCCGCATGCGGCAGGAAATTCTCGAACTGCATCGCCGACAGGGCTGGACGACGGTGTATGTCACGCACGACCAGGCTGAGGCCTTATCCATGGCGGATCGCTTGGGCGTGCTGGTCGACGGGCAGCTCCAGCAGTTCGATGCGCCCCGTGCGCTGTACTCACGCCCTGCCTTGGTCAGTGTGGCGGCGTTTTTGGGCAACCCGGCCATGCAGTTGCTCCCCGCTGAATCTGCGGACGATCAGACCCGGCTGCTGGGGGCGGTCTGTCCAAGCGCGCCCCGGCAAGAGGGGCTGTTGGCCGGCGTTCGGGCCGAACAGCTCCATGTCAGCGGATCACGCTGGGCGCCCGCGCGGGCCGATGACTGGCGGGTGCCTGCCCAGGTTCTGCGTCTGGAGCATCTGGGTGATGTGCAATGGCTGCACCTGCAGGCCGGGGCGCAAACCGTCGTGGTCCGGGTGGAACCGGAGGCCGCGTTCGAGCTGGGGGCGACGGTCGAACTCGGATTATCGCCCGAGGCGATTCGCTGGTTTGACGCCAAGACGGGGCAGGCGTTGTGA
- a CDS encoding ABC transporter substrate-binding protein, whose amino-acid sequence MSIASLFARALLCLALGLLTACGAQTESDRTQLRLQAVADPVEARAYRSLIEAFEAQRPDVQVEFVPVGRHPEHVTRLTTAFAAGNAPDLFLINFRRWGQFIASDVLEPVGPLLEAAGLFDREAFYAPPLEGFTYQGQLMCMPQNVSSLVVYWNRALFAEYGVEPPRPDWRWSDFHDAAKALTRDLDGDRRPEIYGLDVDPSIVRLAPFVWQTGGRLVNDVDKPTRFDLRTPKAVTGLLFLKRLKNEVGVIPPLIERRAEQPDARFIRGGAAMTLNSRRFSAALRAVDGLDWDVAPLPRYREAASVLHADAYCLGRGSSNKAAARDFIAFATGEQGQALLSASGRIVPVRKSVAESDAFLDPDQPPASARVFLDTIPQLRRTPNIPAWYEIETRINPVIEEWMFESAAQMAGEQSFGLRDGYLLVSRIEAAAGDLLKPQPAGEQL is encoded by the coding sequence ATGTCGATTGCTTCGCTGTTTGCGCGTGCCCTGCTGTGCCTGGCCCTCGGCCTGCTGACGGCCTGTGGGGCCCAGACCGAATCTGACCGAACCCAGCTTCGGCTGCAGGCGGTGGCCGACCCGGTGGAGGCGCGTGCCTACCGCAGCCTGATCGAGGCCTTCGAGGCCCAGCGGCCCGACGTGCAGGTCGAGTTTGTACCGGTCGGGCGTCACCCCGAGCACGTCACCCGTTTGACCACGGCCTTTGCCGCGGGCAATGCCCCCGACCTGTTCCTGATTAACTTTCGACGTTGGGGGCAGTTTATTGCCAGCGATGTACTGGAACCGGTTGGTCCGTTGCTGGAGGCCGCAGGATTGTTCGACCGCGAGGCGTTCTACGCGCCGCCGCTGGAGGGGTTCACGTACCAGGGCCAGCTGATGTGCATGCCCCAGAACGTGTCGTCGCTGGTGGTCTATTGGAATCGAGCGTTGTTCGCCGAGTACGGCGTGGAGCCGCCCCGCCCGGACTGGCGTTGGAGCGATTTTCACGACGCGGCCAAGGCGCTGACCCGCGATTTGGATGGCGATCGCCGGCCGGAGATCTACGGCTTGGATGTCGATCCGTCCATCGTGCGGCTGGCGCCTTTCGTGTGGCAAACCGGCGGTCGGCTGGTCAACGATGTGGACAAGCCCACGCGTTTCGATTTGCGCACACCCAAGGCCGTCACCGGCTTGTTGTTCCTCAAGCGACTGAAGAACGAGGTGGGCGTGATACCGCCCTTGATCGAGCGACGCGCTGAGCAGCCGGACGCGCGTTTCATCCGGGGTGGTGCCGCGATGACGTTGAACAGCCGACGCTTCTCGGCCGCCTTGCGTGCAGTCGACGGCCTGGACTGGGATGTGGCGCCGCTGCCGCGCTATCGGGAAGCCGCATCGGTGCTCCATGCCGATGCCTACTGCCTGGGCCGGGGGAGTTCGAACAAGGCCGCGGCCCGCGACTTTATTGCGTTTGCGACAGGCGAGCAGGGTCAGGCCTTGCTATCCGCCTCGGGCCGTATCGTGCCGGTTCGCAAGTCGGTGGCCGAAAGCGACGCATTCCTCGATCCCGATCAGCCGCCCGCATCGGCCCGCGTGTTCCTGGACACCATTCCCCAGCTGCGTCGCACGCCGAATATTCCCGCCTGGTACGAAATCGAAACGCGCATCAACCCGGTGATCGAAGAGTGGATGTTTGAGTCGGCGGCGCAAATGGCCGGGGAGCAGTCATTCGGCCTACGCGACGGTTACCTGCTGGTGTCACGGATCGAGGCGGCCGCCGGAGATCTGCTCAAGCCACAGCCAGCCGGGGAGCAGCTATGA
- a CDS encoding mannose-1-phosphate guanylyltransferase/mannose-6-phosphate isomerase — MEDPYTSEHPARTPGRIVVPVILAGGSGTRLWPLSRRQKPKQFLALGGQRRSLFQQTVLRSAAIARVAPPMIVGSASHRFLIDEQLAEIDHEPDCIVLEPAGRDTAPAVAIAAQQVANRYGPDAMALVMPADHAIDDTEAFVAAVNAAADVAEAGELVTFGIQPTRPETGYGYVRCLPANGRAVRTVDAFVEKPDAEIAENYVADQDTFWNAGMFLFRADRMLEDLEALEPDLMQNARHALIGAEVDGRMLCLDTVAFRGCRSISIDYAVLERTDRIALMPMDAGWDDVGSWTYLDRLPAADDAGNRTQGDVLLQNAQDNIVHSSKRLVALSGVSDLIVVETADAILVAHKQDAQSVKTLVKQLESLGREEAEHLQRVYRPWGFYESIAYGSRFQTKRISVKPGAKLSLQMHHHRAEHWVIVQGTAVVERGGERFMLSENESTFIPIGTTHRLENPGNIPLDLIEVQSGAYLGEDDIVRFDDVYGRSETSEPEAAASGPASPSQTPAAATV; from the coding sequence ATGGAAGACCCCTATACCTCTGAGCACCCCGCTCGCACACCGGGACGCATTGTGGTTCCGGTTATTCTCGCAGGCGGTTCCGGAACCCGGCTCTGGCCCTTGTCCCGTCGCCAGAAGCCCAAGCAGTTTCTGGCGCTGGGCGGGCAGCGCCGCTCCTTGTTTCAGCAAACGGTGCTGCGTTCGGCAGCCATTGCCCGCGTCGCCCCGCCTATGATTGTGGGCAGTGCATCACATCGATTCCTAATCGACGAGCAGCTGGCCGAAATCGATCATGAGCCGGACTGCATCGTGCTGGAGCCAGCGGGCCGAGATACCGCGCCCGCGGTGGCGATCGCCGCCCAGCAGGTTGCCAACCGCTACGGACCTGATGCCATGGCGTTGGTCATGCCGGCGGATCATGCCATCGACGATACCGAGGCCTTCGTTGCCGCCGTGAACGCGGCGGCCGACGTGGCCGAGGCTGGCGAACTGGTGACCTTTGGCATTCAGCCAACCCGACCGGAAACTGGCTACGGCTACGTGCGCTGCCTGCCGGCCAATGGTCGGGCCGTCCGCACCGTGGACGCTTTTGTCGAGAAGCCGGATGCCGAGATCGCCGAAAACTACGTGGCTGACCAGGACACGTTTTGGAATGCCGGCATGTTCCTGTTCCGCGCCGATCGCATGTTGGAAGATTTGGAGGCGCTGGAGCCCGACCTGATGCAGAACGCACGTCATGCCCTGATCGGCGCCGAGGTCGACGGTCGCATGCTGTGCCTGGATACGGTGGCGTTTCGTGGCTGCCGGTCGATCTCTATCGACTATGCGGTGCTGGAGCGCACGGATCGGATCGCGTTAATGCCCATGGACGCGGGCTGGGATGACGTAGGGTCGTGGACGTATCTGGATCGGCTTCCGGCCGCTGACGATGCCGGGAATCGGACGCAAGGCGATGTGCTGTTGCAGAACGCGCAGGACAACATCGTGCATTCCAGCAAGCGACTGGTAGCCTTGTCGGGCGTCAGTGATCTCATCGTCGTCGAAACCGCCGATGCGATTCTGGTCGCGCACAAGCAGGATGCCCAATCGGTCAAGACGCTGGTCAAGCAGCTGGAATCGCTCGGTCGGGAAGAGGCCGAGCACCTACAGCGCGTCTATCGTCCGTGGGGCTTCTACGAGTCGATAGCCTACGGCAGTCGCTTCCAGACCAAGCGCATCTCGGTGAAGCCCGGCGCCAAGCTCAGCCTGCAAATGCACCACCACCGGGCCGAACATTGGGTCATTGTCCAGGGGACCGCTGTGGTTGAACGCGGCGGCGAACGCTTCATGCTGTCGGAGAACGAATCCACCTTTATTCCCATCGGCACGACGCACCGTCTGGAGAACCCCGGGAACATCCCGCTGGATCTGATTGAGGTGCAGTCCGGCGCCTATCTGGGCGAGGACGATATCGTTCGATTCGACGACGTCTACGGGCGCTCGGAGACTTCCGAGCCCGAGGCGGCGGCATCAGGCCCGGCATCGCCATCGCAGACGCCCGCGGCGGCGACGGTCTAA
- a CDS encoding ABC transporter permease subunit produces MFRVGAWLRSVLLMVIALAFAAPVALLAVAALQPPGSAPVPGALWPESPSLAAYAAVFELVPMARGLLNSLLVLLVFLPLAVATASLAGLGLRLMTPRGQLLALALLVGAASIPYAAIWLPRFLLFQWLGLGGSWAPLWAPALMGGHPLLVLLCFAAARSVPLSQLEAARLEGAGWWRIWWRVVVPQTRPALTATALLATAWCWASFTDPLLYLHREQSQTAPLMLYALELLGASNWSVLMAASMLLTLPVVLVLLFAPRALNRTLGD; encoded by the coding sequence ATGTTTCGGGTCGGCGCGTGGCTGCGATCGGTCTTGCTGATGGTGATCGCACTGGCCTTTGCGGCGCCGGTCGCGCTCTTGGCGGTCGCTGCCTTGCAGCCGCCCGGATCGGCCCCCGTGCCTGGGGCACTGTGGCCCGAATCACCCTCGCTGGCGGCCTACGCGGCCGTGTTCGAGCTGGTGCCCATGGCGCGCGGCCTGCTCAATTCCCTGCTCGTGTTGCTGGTCTTCCTTCCCCTGGCTGTGGCCACGGCCAGTCTGGCCGGGCTGGGGTTACGGCTGATGACACCCCGCGGCCAGCTGCTGGCCTTGGCGCTGCTTGTGGGCGCAGCGTCCATCCCCTACGCCGCCATCTGGTTACCGCGATTTCTGCTGTTTCAATGGTTGGGCCTGGGGGGGAGTTGGGCGCCGCTGTGGGCGCCAGCGCTCATGGGGGGGCACCCGTTGTTGGTCTTGTTGTGTTTTGCGGCCGCCCGGTCCGTGCCCCTGTCGCAGCTTGAAGCGGCGCGACTGGAAGGCGCCGGCTGGTGGCGAATCTGGTGGCGGGTGGTCGTGCCGCAGACGCGGCCGGCGCTGACAGCCACCGCCTTGCTCGCAACCGCCTGGTGCTGGGCCAGCTTCACCGACCCGCTGCTGTACCTGCATCGCGAACAGTCCCAAACCGCCCCGCTCATGCTCTATGCCCTGGAATTGCTGGGTGCGAGTAACTGGTCCGTGCTGATGGCGGCATCGATGTTGCTCACCCTGCCTGTCGTTCTGGTGCTGCTTTTTGCGCCGCGTGCCCTGAATCGCACCCTGGGAGATTGA
- a CDS encoding NAD(P)H-dependent flavin oxidoreductase: MKTRITEMCGIRHPIIQGGMHFVGFAELAAAVSNAGGLGIITGLTQRTPADLANEIARCRDMTDKPFGVNLTFLPIVNAPDYPGYVQAIIDGGVKVVETAGNNPAKWLPLLKEHDIKVIHKCTTVRHALKAQSIGCDAVSVDGFECGGHPGEDDIPNMILLPRAAEELEIPFVASGGMADARSLVASLAMGAEGMNMGTRFIATQEAPVHENVKQAILAATELDTRLVMRPLRNTERVLTNAAVERLLAKERELGSEISFDDIKDEVAGVYPKVMLDGDMDAGAWSCGMVAGLIHDIPTVQELVDRIMRDAETLIRQRLTGLLDS, encoded by the coding sequence ATGAAAACAAGAATTACCGAAATGTGCGGAATCCGGCACCCAATTATTCAGGGTGGCATGCACTTCGTCGGCTTTGCCGAGCTGGCCGCCGCGGTGTCCAACGCCGGCGGGCTGGGAATCATCACCGGGCTGACGCAGCGGACGCCGGCCGATCTCGCCAATGAGATCGCGCGTTGTCGCGATATGACCGACAAGCCGTTCGGCGTCAATCTGACCTTTCTGCCCATCGTCAACGCGCCCGACTACCCCGGGTACGTGCAGGCCATCATCGACGGTGGCGTGAAGGTCGTCGAGACTGCTGGGAACAACCCGGCCAAGTGGCTGCCCCTGCTGAAAGAGCACGACATCAAGGTCATCCACAAATGCACGACCGTGCGCCATGCGCTCAAGGCGCAGTCGATTGGCTGCGACGCCGTGTCGGTGGATGGTTTCGAGTGCGGCGGTCACCCGGGGGAGGACGACATCCCCAACATGATTCTGCTGCCGCGTGCGGCCGAGGAATTGGAGATTCCCTTTGTGGCGTCCGGCGGCATGGCCGATGCACGTTCGTTGGTGGCCTCGCTGGCTATGGGTGCCGAGGGTATGAACATGGGCACGCGGTTCATCGCCACCCAGGAGGCGCCGGTGCACGAGAACGTGAAGCAGGCGATTCTTGCGGCCACCGAGCTCGATACGCGGCTGGTCATGCGCCCGCTGCGTAACACCGAGCGAGTGCTCACCAATGCGGCCGTCGAGCGGTTGTTGGCCAAGGAGCGGGAGCTTGGTTCCGAGATCAGCTTTGATGACATCAAGGACGAAGTCGCGGGCGTCTACCCCAAGGTCATGCTCGACGGCGATATGGATGCTGGCGCTTGGTCCTGCGGCATGGTGGCGGGGCTGATCCACGACATCCCCACCGTGCAGGAACTGGTTGATCGCATCATGCGCGATGCCGAGACGCTGATTCGCCAACGGCTGACCGGACTGCTGGACAGCTAA